Proteins encoded in a region of the Wenzhouxiangella sp. XN201 genome:
- the aroA gene encoding 3-phosphoshikimate 1-carboxyvinyltransferase, with product MRLVINPAERALRGVYRPPGDKSISHRAAILGGLAAGETEIHGFLDSADTRATLSAMQQLGARIDESNGIIRMQGGSLCAPSEALDLGNSGTGMRLLAGALAGHPDLIGQRVTLTGDESLSRRPMARIIEPLAHMGARITSDDGHAPLAIKPSNLSGKRHALSVASAQVKSALLLAGVFAEGDTVVLEPGVSRDHTERMLPAFGAILHDGEPGVAIRGRQELTGTRIEVPGDLSSAAFVLGAGLLVGDSEIELEGVGLNPTRSGVIDIVRAMGAGLRIDGDQTAGGEPTGRLRVDAGVLHGVDIAPDLVPLAIDEFPLIMALAAAAEGRTRIRGASELRVKESDRIAVMCRELARLGVEVEELDDGAVITGGRICAGEVDSHGDHRVAMSLAVLALVAEGPVVIDNADWIRTSYPGFVDDMRGLGAELEWK from the coding sequence ATGCGGCTGGTTATCAATCCCGCGGAGCGGGCACTGCGCGGCGTCTACCGACCGCCGGGCGACAAGTCCATTTCGCACCGGGCGGCGATTCTCGGCGGCCTGGCCGCCGGCGAGACCGAGATTCATGGTTTTCTCGACAGTGCCGATACGCGCGCGACGCTGTCGGCCATGCAGCAGCTGGGTGCGCGCATCGACGAATCGAATGGCATCATCCGCATGCAGGGCGGTTCGCTTTGCGCACCGTCAGAAGCCCTCGATCTGGGCAATTCGGGCACCGGCATGCGCCTGCTGGCCGGCGCGCTGGCCGGTCACCCGGACCTGATCGGCCAGCGGGTCACGCTGACCGGAGATGAGTCGCTGTCGCGGCGACCGATGGCGCGCATCATCGAGCCGCTGGCGCACATGGGTGCAAGGATTACCAGCGACGACGGGCATGCGCCGCTGGCGATCAAGCCTTCGAACCTGTCCGGCAAGCGGCACGCACTGAGCGTTGCCAGCGCGCAGGTCAAGTCGGCCCTGCTGCTGGCGGGGGTGTTTGCCGAAGGCGACACCGTCGTGCTCGAGCCGGGCGTAAGCCGCGATCACACCGAACGCATGCTGCCGGCCTTCGGGGCGATCCTGCACGACGGTGAGCCAGGCGTGGCCATTCGCGGACGGCAGGAATTGACGGGTACTCGCATCGAAGTGCCCGGCGATCTGTCCTCTGCCGCCTTCGTTCTGGGGGCCGGTTTGTTGGTCGGAGACTCGGAGATCGAACTGGAAGGCGTTGGCCTCAATCCGACGCGCAGCGGCGTGATCGATATCGTTCGGGCCATGGGTGCCGGGCTCAGGATCGACGGGGATCAGACGGCAGGTGGCGAGCCGACGGGTCGGCTGAGGGTCGACGCCGGAGTCTTGCACGGCGTCGATATTGCCCCCGACCTCGTGCCACTGGCCATCGACGAGTTCCCCCTGATCATGGCCCTGGCGGCTGCGGCAGAGGGTCGCACGCGGATCCGCGGTGCCAGCGAGCTGCGGGTCAAGGAATCGGATCGCATCGCCGTCATGTGCCGTGAACTGGCGCGGCTGGGTGTCGAAGTCGAAGAGCTCGACGACGGGGCCGTCATCACCGGTGGCCGGATTTGCGCCGGCGAAGTCGACAGCCATGGCGATCACCGCGTGGCCATGAGCCTGGCCGTGCTGGCCCTGGTGGCAGAGGGGCCGGTGGTGATCGACAATGCTGATTGGATTCGGACCAGTTATCCGGGGTTTGTCGACGACATGCGGGGTCTGGGGGCGGAACTGGAATGGAAGTGA
- the cmk gene encoding (d)CMP kinase: MNQPTSQPANQPTTGEPPVLTIDGPSGAGKGAVSAAVAERLGWHLLDSGAVYRAVALAALDRGVDAGDEAGLVALCEGLDLRFEPGKDGIAVLLDGVPVDQRLRSEAVSLMASQVASQPEVRRALLGLQRQFRQLPGLVADGRDMGTVVFADAPVKVFLDASVEERAHRRHKQLKEKGESVKFSRLFRDLAERDRRDRERAVSPTVPADDAVVVDSTELALDEVVQRLLGLVEERLGREEKN, encoded by the coding sequence GTGAACCAGCCAACCAGCCAACCAGCCAACCAGCCAACCACCGGCGAACCGCCGGTCCTCACCATCGATGGCCCCTCCGGTGCCGGCAAGGGCGCGGTTTCCGCGGCTGTGGCCGAGCGCCTGGGCTGGCATCTGCTCGATTCCGGCGCGGTTTACCGGGCGGTGGCGCTTGCGGCGCTCGATCGCGGCGTGGATGCCGGGGACGAGGCGGGGCTGGTGGCCCTGTGTGAAGGGCTGGACCTGCGCTTCGAACCGGGGAAGGACGGAATTGCCGTGCTGCTCGACGGCGTGCCCGTCGACCAGAGGCTGCGCAGCGAAGCGGTTTCCCTGATGGCCTCGCAGGTGGCTTCCCAGCCGGAAGTGCGGCGCGCCCTGCTGGGGCTGCAGCGGCAGTTCCGGCAGTTACCGGGCCTGGTGGCGGACGGGCGCGATATGGGCACGGTGGTGTTTGCCGATGCCCCGGTCAAGGTATTTCTCGACGCCAGCGTCGAGGAACGTGCGCATCGGCGGCATAAACAGTTGAAAGAAAAAGGAGAAAGTGTTAAATTCTCCCGTCTTTTTCGCGACCTCGCCGAACGCGACCGCCGCGATCGTGAGCGGGCCGTTTCGCCGACGGTTCCGGCCGATGATGCGGTGGTTGTCGATTCGACCGAATTGGCGCTGGACGAGGTGGTGCAGCGACTGCTCGGCCTGGTCGAGGAACGACTGGGTCGCGAAGAGAAAAATTGA
- the rpsA gene encoding 30S ribosomal protein S1 yields the protein MNANAAQILQEEPSVMTESFAELFEQSIAEKDLRPGAIVMGRIVDIRDDVVVVNAGLKSEGIVPIHQFRKLDGELEVEVGDEVEVALDTVEDGFGETRLSREKAKRARVWTKLEQAHESEDNVIGQISGKVKGGFTVNIDGIRAFLPGSLVDVRPVRDPAYLEGKDLEFKIIKLDRRRNNLVVSRRAVVEHEYAAEREDLIERLTEGAVVKGVVKNLTDYGAFLDLGGIDGLLHITDMAWKRVRHPSEVVDVGDELEVRVLRFDRERMRVSLGLKQLGDDPWEAIDRRYPPTSRIFGKVTNITDYGCFVEIEDGVEGLVHVSEMDWTNKNANPAKMVHVGQEVEVMVLDVDEERRRISLGMKQCTPNPWEAFAATHNKGDKVSGAIKSITDFGIFIGLEGGIDGLVHLSDISWMTPGEEVIRNYRKGEELEATVLAVDPERERISLGIKQLEQDPFATYMAEHPRGSIVTGTVKEVDPKGAVVELADGVDGYIKASDLAKERVDDATKVVKEGDEIEAKFVALDRKSRNLTLSIRAKDDDELADAVDQYKRSGSGGSTTLGDLLKEQLENKDD from the coding sequence TTGAATGCTAACGCCGCGCAGATCTTGCAGGAAGAACCAAGCGTAATGACCGAATCCTTTGCCGAACTATTTGAACAGAGTATTGCCGAGAAGGACCTTCGCCCCGGTGCGATCGTCATGGGCAGAATTGTCGATATCCGAGACGACGTGGTCGTCGTCAATGCCGGACTGAAGTCCGAGGGTATCGTTCCCATTCACCAGTTCCGCAAGCTCGATGGCGAGCTGGAAGTGGAAGTGGGCGACGAGGTGGAAGTGGCGCTGGATACCGTCGAGGACGGTTTCGGCGAAACCCGCCTGTCGCGCGAGAAGGCCAAGCGGGCCCGGGTCTGGACCAAGCTTGAACAGGCTCATGAAAGCGAAGACAACGTGATCGGTCAGATTTCCGGCAAGGTCAAGGGTGGCTTCACGGTCAACATCGACGGTATTCGGGCCTTCCTGCCCGGGTCGCTGGTCGACGTTCGGCCCGTGCGCGACCCCGCCTATCTCGAGGGCAAGGACCTCGAGTTCAAGATTATCAAGCTCGACCGTCGTCGCAACAACCTGGTGGTCAGCCGCCGCGCAGTGGTCGAACACGAATATGCCGCCGAGCGCGAGGACCTGATCGAACGCCTGACCGAGGGCGCAGTGGTCAAGGGTGTGGTCAAGAACCTCACCGACTACGGTGCATTCCTCGACCTGGGTGGCATCGATGGTCTGCTGCACATCACCGACATGGCCTGGAAGCGTGTGCGCCATCCGTCCGAGGTCGTGGACGTCGGCGATGAACTGGAAGTGCGCGTGCTGCGCTTCGACCGCGAGCGCATGCGCGTTTCGCTCGGTCTCAAGCAGCTTGGTGACGATCCCTGGGAAGCTATCGATCGCCGCTATCCGCCGACCAGCCGCATCTTCGGCAAGGTCACCAACATCACCGACTACGGCTGCTTCGTCGAAATCGAGGATGGCGTCGAAGGCTTGGTCCACGTTTCCGAAATGGACTGGACCAACAAGAACGCCAACCCGGCCAAGATGGTGCATGTCGGCCAGGAAGTCGAGGTCATGGTGCTGGATGTCGACGAGGAGCGTCGCCGCATCTCGCTGGGCATGAAGCAGTGCACCCCGAACCCCTGGGAAGCCTTTGCCGCCACCCACAACAAGGGTGACAAGGTCTCGGGCGCGATCAAGTCGATTACCGACTTCGGCATCTTCATCGGCCTGGAAGGCGGCATCGACGGCCTGGTGCATCTGTCCGACATCTCCTGGATGACTCCGGGCGAGGAAGTCATTCGCAACTATCGCAAGGGCGAGGAACTCGAAGCCACCGTGCTGGCCGTCGATCCGGAGCGCGAGCGCATTTCGCTGGGCATCAAGCAGCTCGAGCAGGATCCGTTTGCCACCTACATGGCGGAACATCCACGTGGTTCGATCGTGACCGGCACCGTCAAGGAAGTCGATCCCAAGGGTGCCGTGGTCGAGCTGGCTGACGGCGTCGACGGCTACATCAAGGCCTCCGACCTGGCCAAGGAGCGCGTCGACGACGCCACCAAGGTGGTCAAGGAAGGCGACGAGATCGAAGCCAAGTTCGTCGCCCTCGACCGCAAGTCGCGTAACCTGACCTTGTCGATCCGGGCCAAGGATGACGACGAGCTGGCGGACGCGGTCGACCAGTACAAGCGTTCCGGGAGCGGCGGCAGCACCACGCTGGGCGACCTGCTCAAGGAACAGCTGGAAAACAAGGACGACTGA
- a CDS encoding integration host factor subunit beta, with the protein MTKSELIERMAGEQNHLSQSDVELAVRCVLEQMSRALSEGERIEIRGFGSFSLHYRPPRMGRNPRTGESVALPGKYVPHFKPGKALRERVNLDPSSD; encoded by the coding sequence ATGACAAAATCCGAATTGATCGAACGCATGGCCGGGGAGCAAAACCACCTCAGCCAGTCCGACGTCGAGCTGGCGGTACGCTGTGTTCTCGAGCAGATGAGCCGTGCGTTGTCGGAAGGGGAGCGGATCGAGATTCGCGGATTTGGAAGCTTTTCCCTGCACTATCGTCCGCCCCGCATGGGGCGCAATCCCCGCACCGGCGAATCGGTTGCCCTGCCGGGCAAGTACGTGCCGCATTTCAAGCCGGGCAAGGCCCTGAGAGAACGAGTCAACCTCGACCCGTCGTCGGACTGA
- a CDS encoding lipopolysaccharide assembly protein LapA domain-containing protein produces MFRWTLIIFILLAAVAGLVLGVLNAEPVALDLVFGQFTLPLGGLVLLALAAGILLGLLLAWLLFIVPGRFRRGRSQRKDKGTDLADHRNA; encoded by the coding sequence ATGTTCCGCTGGACTCTGATCATTTTCATACTGCTGGCCGCGGTCGCCGGCCTGGTCCTCGGTGTTCTCAATGCCGAGCCGGTAGCACTGGATCTGGTCTTCGGCCAGTTCACGCTACCGCTGGGCGGGCTGGTATTGTTGGCCCTGGCTGCGGGCATCCTGCTCGGCTTGCTGTTGGCCTGGTTGCTGTTCATTGTGCCGGGACGCTTCCGTCGCGGCAGGAGTCAACGAAAAGACAAGGGGACCGACCTGGCAGACCATCGGAATGCCTGA
- the lapB gene encoding lipopolysaccharide assembly protein LapB, giving the protein MPELVLLFLLLPLAAASGWYLARRQSARLSRKKNHAFSSNYFRGLNFLLNEQPDKAIEVFLKLVEVNPDTVETHLALGSLFRRRGEIDKAIRFHKHIITRPGLTDEQRSQALMELGEDYMQAGLLDRAEYLFSDLLDHDDSHARPVRQLLDIYQQEKDWEKAIAQARRLRRVDGESASDLIANFYCEVARRHLDQDEVEPARQALRQARRYDPESARARLIQGEIAALDGEWEDASELFRQACELDPDCLSFAFEPLLESHRRAEQMEEFEEWLEALVERSPMTTAILALARLKAGSNPQAAVEFLLTHLSKRPTVRGLDYLIDLVYRQGVSLDEVGPELIQDILHRLLEGQPIYRCQHCGFSSGSWHWLCPSCRRWNTTRAITGVLGE; this is encoded by the coding sequence ATGCCTGAGCTGGTTTTGCTGTTCCTGCTTCTGCCCCTGGCCGCCGCCAGCGGTTGGTACCTGGCGCGTCGTCAGAGCGCGCGGCTCAGCCGCAAGAAGAATCATGCGTTCTCCAGCAACTATTTCCGTGGCCTGAACTTCCTGCTCAACGAGCAGCCCGACAAGGCCATCGAAGTCTTCCTCAAGCTGGTCGAGGTCAATCCCGACACGGTCGAAACACACCTGGCGCTCGGCAGCCTGTTTCGTCGCCGTGGCGAGATCGACAAGGCCATTCGCTTCCACAAGCACATCATTACCCGGCCGGGCCTGACCGACGAGCAACGCTCGCAGGCGCTGATGGAGCTGGGCGAGGACTACATGCAGGCGGGCCTGCTCGACCGTGCCGAGTATCTGTTCTCCGATCTGCTCGATCATGACGATTCGCATGCCCGGCCCGTTCGCCAGTTGCTCGACATCTATCAGCAGGAAAAGGACTGGGAAAAGGCGATCGCGCAGGCGCGCCGCCTGCGCCGGGTCGACGGTGAGAGCGCTTCCGACCTGATTGCGAATTTCTACTGTGAGGTGGCCCGCCGGCACCTGGACCAGGACGAGGTCGAACCAGCCCGGCAGGCGCTGCGCCAGGCGCGCCGCTACGATCCCGAAAGCGCCCGGGCGCGCCTGATCCAGGGTGAAATCGCTGCGCTCGACGGCGAGTGGGAAGATGCCTCGGAGCTTTTCCGCCAGGCCTGCGAACTCGACCCGGATTGCCTCAGTTTTGCCTTTGAGCCCCTGTTGGAGAGCCATCGGCGGGCCGAGCAAATGGAGGAATTCGAGGAGTGGCTCGAGGCTCTGGTCGAGCGCAGCCCCATGACGACTGCCATCCTGGCCCTGGCCCGGCTGAAGGCCGGATCCAACCCGCAGGCTGCCGTGGAATTCCTGCTGACCCACTTGTCGAAACGCCCGACCGTGCGTGGCCTGGACTATCTCATCGACCTGGTCTACCGGCAGGGGGTGAGTCTCGACGAGGTCGGTCCGGAGCTGATCCAGGACATCCTGCACCGGTTGCTCGAGGGCCAGCCGATCTACCGCTGTCAGCACTGTGGCTTCAGCAGCGGTTCCTGGCACTGGCTGTGTCCGAGCTGCCGGCGCTGGAATACCACGCGAGCCATCACCGGGGTGCTCGGCGAGTGA
- a CDS encoding glycosyltransferase family 4 protein — protein MPEGSGWWLFGLAALVSAGLIWPIRRWLLHAQLLDLPEARRSHAAPTPRGGGVAVVAALTVTWLFWPQLYPAGREIMALVLVMAAVGWLEDRHAVSPAWRLALQVVATAGLLALVGGIESITVFGHSVSAVWLWSLLGGLAVVWLINLYNFMDGSDGLAAGQGVWAGLVSAGLFHAADQPGLALLAMAAAGAWAGFLVWNRPPAHIFMGDSGSLALGALVGAMAVFGAVSGSISVWISFMISSLFVIDATATLVARVRRGERWYTAHRQHAYQRLLDLGFSHGRVLGGYMLVNVLVVLPVVAVASGRPDLDTALALGLAAVLLGAWWAVQRTATTNNDKA, from the coding sequence ATGCCCGAGGGCTCCGGCTGGTGGCTGTTCGGTTTGGCGGCACTGGTTTCGGCCGGGCTGATCTGGCCGATTCGACGTTGGCTGCTGCACGCGCAGCTGCTCGACCTGCCGGAGGCGCGGCGCAGTCATGCCGCGCCGACGCCCCGCGGCGGTGGCGTGGCAGTTGTCGCCGCCCTGACCGTAACCTGGCTGTTCTGGCCGCAACTTTATCCGGCCGGACGGGAGATCATGGCACTGGTTTTGGTGATGGCCGCCGTTGGTTGGCTGGAGGACCGGCATGCGGTGTCCCCCGCCTGGCGCCTGGCGCTCCAGGTGGTGGCGACGGCCGGGCTTCTGGCGCTGGTCGGTGGCATCGAGTCGATCACGGTTTTCGGCCACAGCGTCTCAGCCGTCTGGCTGTGGAGCCTGCTCGGTGGCCTTGCCGTGGTCTGGCTGATCAATCTCTACAATTTCATGGATGGTTCCGACGGGCTGGCGGCTGGTCAGGGGGTCTGGGCGGGGCTGGTCAGCGCCGGCCTGTTTCACGCTGCCGACCAGCCTGGTTTGGCGCTTCTGGCCATGGCTGCTGCCGGTGCCTGGGCCGGTTTCCTGGTCTGGAACCGTCCGCCGGCGCACATTTTCATGGGCGATTCCGGCTCGCTGGCCCTGGGTGCGCTGGTCGGCGCAATGGCGGTGTTCGGCGCGGTCAGCGGGTCGATCAGTGTCTGGATCAGTTTCATGATCTCCTCGTTGTTCGTGATCGACGCCACGGCGACCCTGGTGGCGCGGGTTCGCCGCGGGGAGCGGTGGTATACTGCGCACCGGCAGCACGCCTACCAGCGTTTGCTTGATCTGGGCTTCAGCCACGGTCGGGTACTCGGGGGGTACATGCTGGTCAACGTGCTCGTGGTGTTGCCGGTGGTGGCCGTTGCGTCCGGTCGTCCCGACCTCGACACCGCACTGGCCCTCGGGCTGGCGGCAGTACTACTGGGCGCCTGGTGGGCTGTCCAGCGGACCGCGACGACGAATAACGACAAGGCATGA
- a CDS encoding nucleoside-diphosphate sugar epimerase/dehydratase, whose translation MSVSEQPEKRGAILNMRALVVVHDLIMVALAWTLARLAAVWLLDGNGIQWQQLALEVNLILMLQGFLHWRAGLYRGVWRFASLPDLGNLLRAAFLAAVSCAAVLLVLEAPLELLVLMVWLFPALLLFNLGVPRLTYRVFKDMRLEVHRRRHTRRTVILGAGRSGRLLLPELRRRGGFDVVGFLDDDRRLRNAEIDGAPVLGDIESLPRIAREADLDMAAIAIPSATNAQMQRVVEICERAGLEFRTVPTIKELGATLTRFDDLKPVAIDDLLGREPVSLDWESIRAGLTGKRVLVTGGGGSIGAELCRQIARLDPAGLVVLDNSEFNLYSIDYRLRSEFRDLVIETVLGDVCDSATVETVIKRARPEVIFHAAAYKHLPMLQNQVREAFRNNVVGTRRVADAAVRYQVGTFVLISTDKAVNPCNVMGATKRIAELYAQHLNQISDTRFITVRFGNVLNSTGSVVPLFNEQIRNGGPVTVTHPEITRYFMTIAEAGQLILQACVLGRGGEVFVLDMGEPVRISFLAEQLIRLAGKEPGRDIEIVYTGLRAGEKLFEELFHEDESYAKTAHEKIFLSRGASQGLDGIDARLKRAEAAVLRYDNNELRSILLELVPELGKVPRRDRRVIPLTG comes from the coding sequence ATGAGTGTGAGCGAACAGCCGGAAAAACGCGGGGCGATCCTGAACATGCGTGCGCTGGTCGTCGTCCATGACCTGATCATGGTGGCCCTGGCGTGGACACTGGCCCGGCTGGCTGCGGTGTGGTTGCTCGATGGCAATGGCATCCAGTGGCAGCAGCTGGCGCTCGAGGTCAACCTGATCCTCATGCTGCAGGGCTTTCTGCACTGGCGCGCCGGACTCTATCGAGGCGTGTGGCGCTTCGCCAGTCTGCCTGATCTGGGTAACCTGCTGCGTGCCGCGTTTCTTGCCGCGGTTTCCTGCGCGGCGGTCCTGCTGGTTCTCGAAGCGCCGCTGGAATTGCTGGTGCTGATGGTCTGGCTCTTCCCAGCATTACTGCTATTCAACCTGGGTGTGCCCCGACTGACCTACCGCGTCTTCAAGGATATGCGTCTGGAAGTGCATCGCCGGCGCCATACCCGGCGTACCGTGATCCTTGGCGCCGGCCGTTCGGGCCGTCTGCTGTTGCCGGAGCTTCGTCGACGAGGCGGCTTCGATGTGGTCGGTTTTCTCGACGACGATCGCAGACTCCGCAATGCGGAAATCGACGGGGCGCCGGTTCTGGGCGATATCGAAAGCCTGCCGCGTATCGCACGCGAGGCCGACCTCGACATGGCAGCCATTGCCATTCCGTCGGCGACCAACGCCCAGATGCAGCGCGTCGTCGAGATCTGTGAGCGGGCCGGTCTGGAATTCAGGACTGTTCCAACGATCAAGGAACTGGGCGCTACGCTGACCCGTTTCGATGACCTCAAGCCAGTGGCCATCGATGACTTGCTCGGGCGTGAGCCGGTGTCGCTCGACTGGGAGTCGATCCGCGCCGGACTGACCGGCAAGCGCGTGCTGGTCACCGGCGGCGGGGGTTCAATCGGCGCCGAGCTGTGCCGCCAGATCGCCCGTCTGGACCCGGCCGGCCTGGTCGTGCTCGACAACAGCGAATTCAATCTCTACAGCATCGATTACCGGCTTCGGTCGGAGTTCCGTGACCTGGTGATCGAGACCGTGCTTGGCGACGTGTGCGATTCGGCCACGGTCGAGACCGTGATCAAGCGGGCCCGGCCGGAGGTGATCTTCCATGCGGCCGCCTACAAGCATCTGCCGATGCTGCAGAATCAGGTGCGCGAGGCGTTCCGCAACAACGTCGTCGGTACTCGGCGCGTGGCCGATGCGGCGGTGCGCTACCAGGTCGGTACTTTTGTCCTGATTTCCACCGACAAGGCGGTCAACCCCTGCAACGTCATGGGCGCGACCAAGCGCATTGCCGAGCTGTATGCACAACACCTCAACCAGATTTCGGACACGCGCTTCATCACCGTGCGTTTCGGTAATGTGCTCAACTCGACCGGTTCGGTCGTGCCGCTGTTCAACGAGCAGATCCGCAACGGCGGACCGGTGACCGTCACCCATCCGGAAATTACACGCTACTTCATGACCATTGCCGAGGCCGGCCAGCTGATCCTGCAGGCCTGCGTGCTCGGTCGCGGTGGCGAGGTGTTCGTGCTCGACATGGGTGAGCCGGTGCGCATCAGCTTCCTGGCCGAGCAGCTTATCCGGCTGGCCGGCAAGGAGCCGGGGCGCGATATCGAGATTGTCTATACCGGCCTGAGGGCGGGAGAAAAACTGTTCGAGGAGTTGTTCCACGAGGATGAGTCCTACGCCAAGACCGCGCACGAGAAGATTTTCCTGTCGCGCGGTGCCAGCCAGGGGCTGGACGGCATCGACGCCCGGCTCAAACGCGCCGAGGCGGCCGTGCTGCGCTACGACAACAACGAACTCAGAAGCATTCTGCTCGAACTGGTGCCCGAGTTGGGCAAGGTGCCGCGTCGCGATCGCCGCGTCATTCCATTGACCGGGTAG
- a CDS encoding alpha/beta hydrolase-fold protein, giving the protein MSEQGTSGRNSLRPGPVEHQGRLSFLEHDSKLLAGNALGDPTYRRHPVYLPADYDRQEDRHYPVLWCLAAYTNAGPGQVNWRNHGENLPQRLDRLIAAGDMPPVIVVFPDCYTSLGGNQYVNTSAMGAYADYLIEELIPAVDGAFRTIPEPAARAVFGKSSGGFGALHLSLSHPGHWAAVASHAGDAGFDRVYLRDFPLAASVLDGFDGNLEAFVRAFWRAKRPSGSHFHTLMTLCLAASYSPEPGAPLGLRLPFDLETCQLDEAVWQRWLAFDPARRAAREAEALAELSGLWIDAGSRDQYFIQFGTRQMHRALNDAGIAHHFEEFDGTHSGIDWRYDHSLPWLSQRLKAG; this is encoded by the coding sequence ATGAGTGAGCAGGGCACAAGCGGCCGGAATTCACTGCGCCCCGGGCCGGTCGAACATCAGGGGCGCCTCAGCTTTCTCGAGCACGATTCGAAGCTGCTGGCCGGCAATGCGCTGGGCGACCCCACATATCGCAGACACCCCGTGTATCTCCCGGCCGATTACGATCGTCAGGAAGACCGCCACTACCCGGTGCTGTGGTGCCTGGCCGCCTACACCAACGCCGGTCCCGGCCAGGTCAACTGGCGCAACCACGGTGAGAATCTGCCGCAGCGACTCGACCGCCTGATTGCCGCCGGCGACATGCCGCCGGTGATCGTGGTTTTCCCGGACTGCTACACCAGCCTGGGCGGCAACCAATACGTCAATACCTCGGCCATGGGCGCTTACGCCGATTACTTGATCGAGGAATTGATCCCGGCCGTGGACGGTGCCTTTCGAACCATTCCCGAGCCCGCCGCCCGGGCGGTATTCGGCAAGTCCTCGGGTGGGTTCGGTGCGCTGCACCTGAGCCTGTCGCATCCGGGGCACTGGGCGGCCGTCGCCAGCCACGCCGGTGACGCCGGCTTCGATCGCGTCTATCTGCGCGATTTCCCGCTTGCAGCCAGCGTGCTGGACGGATTCGACGGCAATCTCGAAGCGTTCGTGCGGGCCTTCTGGCGCGCCAAACGGCCTTCGGGCAGTCATTTCCATACCCTCATGACACTTTGCCTGGCGGCCAGCTACTCGCCCGAACCCGGGGCGCCTCTTGGGCTGCGCCTGCCGTTCGACCTGGAAACCTGCCAACTCGACGAGGCAGTCTGGCAGCGTTGGCTGGCTTTCGATCCGGCCCGGCGCGCAGCCAGAGAGGCTGAGGCCCTGGCCGAACTGAGCGGACTGTGGATCGACGCCGGCAGCCGCGACCAGTATTTCATCCAGTTCGGCACCCGCCAGATGCACCGGGCCCTCAACGATGCCGGCATTGCGCACCACTTCGAAGAGTTCGACGGCACGCATTCGGGCATTGACTGGCGCTATGACCACAGCTTGCCCTGGCTGTCGCAGCGGTTGAAAGCCGGCTGA
- a CDS encoding NifU family protein, which produces MLTVTPAARDYFSDLLGQQPDGTNLRLRVMNPGTPSADVELTYCGPGEQADSDEDVDCQTFHLFVEKVSAETLDGAMIDFETNRMGGELCIRAPGLKGRAPADDAPLEERVAWVLETKINPMVASHGGSVGLVKVTESNDVVLQFGGGCHGCGMVDVTLKQGIETTLRQAVPEVREVVDATDHASGDNPYY; this is translated from the coding sequence ATGCTGACCGTAACCCCTGCCGCACGCGACTATTTTTCCGATCTGCTCGGCCAGCAGCCCGACGGCACCAACCTGCGCCTGCGCGTCATGAACCCCGGCACGCCCTCGGCTGACGTCGAGCTGACCTACTGCGGCCCGGGCGAACAGGCCGACAGCGATGAGGATGTGGACTGCCAGACCTTCCATCTGTTCGTCGAAAAGGTATCGGCCGAGACCCTCGACGGCGCGATGATCGATTTCGAGACCAACCGCATGGGCGGTGAACTGTGCATTCGGGCCCCCGGCCTGAAGGGCAGGGCACCGGCCGACGATGCGCCGCTGGAAGAACGAGTCGCCTGGGTGCTGGAAACGAAGATCAACCCCATGGTCGCCTCCCACGGCGGCAGCGTCGGCCTGGTGAAAGTCACCGAAAGCAACGACGTCGTGCTGCAGTTTGGCGGCGGCTGCCACGGCTGCGGCATGGTCGACGTGACCCTCAAGCAGGGAATCGAGACGACGTTGCGTCAGGCTGTGCCTGAGGTGCGGGAGGTGGTGGATGCCACTGATCATGCCAGTGGCGACAATCCCTACTATTGA
- a CDS encoding cytochrome c — MKYLAPTVALLFILISGQTALAAGNPSRGLEKSQACQACHGKNGNEAVDQNTPILAGQHAGYLEYALKAYRSGDRQNALMNGFAGDLSDQDIADLAAWYSRQEGLVTPVIGNK, encoded by the coding sequence ATGAAGTACCTCGCCCCGACTGTCGCCCTGCTCTTCATCCTGATTTCCGGCCAGACGGCCCTGGCGGCCGGCAATCCCAGCCGAGGGCTGGAGAAATCCCAGGCCTGCCAGGCGTGCCACGGCAAGAACGGTAACGAGGCCGTCGATCAGAACACCCCGATCCTCGCCGGCCAGCACGCCGGCTACCTCGAGTACGCCCTCAAGGCCTATCGCTCCGGCGATCGCCAGAATGCCCTGATGAACGGCTTCGCCGGGGATCTGAGCGATCAGGACATCGCCGACCTGGCAGCCTGGTATTCCCGGCAAGAGGGGTTGGTTACGCCGGTGATTGGCAATAAATAG